The following proteins are encoded in a genomic region of Agromyces sp. CF514:
- a CDS encoding TetR/AcrR family transcriptional regulator yields MATKAEQRERTRAAIIEIAGRRFADDGYAGVALEDVVAEAGLTRGAIYHHFGSKEGLFRAVVEHAQRGVAERVEHAASVDADPLVAFLAGCRAFLEASLAPRVRRILLIDGPAVLGWGEWREGDLDTSVRLLDEGVAELAAAGAIRDERLGTLATMISGALNEAAIANAGAADAAAEVDAVIEVLGRLLSGLAPRDARPRAVPAARRRAVAHGAASSAAEGT; encoded by the coding sequence ATGGCGACCAAGGCGGAGCAGCGGGAACGCACGCGCGCGGCGATCATCGAGATCGCCGGGCGCCGGTTCGCCGACGACGGCTACGCCGGCGTCGCGCTCGAAGACGTCGTCGCCGAGGCGGGCCTCACGCGGGGCGCGATCTACCACCACTTCGGCAGCAAGGAGGGACTCTTCCGTGCGGTCGTCGAGCACGCGCAACGAGGGGTCGCCGAGCGCGTCGAGCACGCGGCATCCGTCGACGCCGACCCGCTCGTCGCGTTCCTCGCCGGCTGCCGGGCCTTCCTCGAGGCGAGCCTCGCCCCGCGCGTGCGACGGATCCTGCTGATCGACGGCCCGGCGGTGCTCGGCTGGGGGGAGTGGCGCGAGGGCGATCTCGACACGAGCGTCCGTCTGCTCGACGAGGGCGTGGCCGAGCTGGCCGCGGCCGGGGCGATCCGCGACGAACGCCTCGGAACGCTCGCGACCATGATCTCCGGCGCACTGAACGAGGCCGCGATCGCGAACGCCGGAGCTGCGGATGCCGCGGCGGAGGTCGACGCCGTGATCGAGGTCCTCGGGCGGCTGCTCTCGGGGCTGGCGCCTCGAGACGCCCGACCCCGGGCGGTGCCGGCGGCCCGACGTCGGGCCGTCGCCCACGGGGCGGCCTCGTCCGCTGCCGAGGGCACGTAG
- a CDS encoding Bax inhibitor-1/YccA family protein, with protein sequence MALDNPAFSRSAAFSSKQGAVAVAQDMSAQQLQEIYNQPATLPDREVMTYENTIAKTVGAFAVLLVTAAIGWTVTPAMPALFWIASLVGFVLALVNIFKKEPSPALILAYAAAQGVFLGGISLMFESAYQGIVAQAVIGTLAVVGVTLALFASGKVRASKKATKIFLVAMVGYLVFSLVNMILMWTGINNDPWGLLGLQIAGIPLGLIVGVLVILMGAYSLVLDFDAIQQGVRNRAPKKYGWTGAFGIMVTVIWLYLEILRFLAIARD encoded by the coding sequence ATGGCTCTCGACAATCCCGCCTTCTCGCGGAGTGCCGCCTTCTCTTCCAAGCAGGGAGCCGTGGCCGTCGCGCAAGACATGTCGGCACAGCAGCTGCAGGAGATCTACAACCAGCCCGCGACGCTGCCCGACCGCGAGGTCATGACCTACGAGAACACCATCGCGAAGACCGTCGGCGCGTTCGCCGTGCTCCTCGTGACGGCCGCGATCGGCTGGACCGTGACCCCGGCCATGCCCGCGCTGTTCTGGATCGCCTCGCTCGTCGGCTTCGTGCTCGCGCTCGTCAACATCTTCAAGAAGGAGCCGTCGCCGGCCCTGATCCTCGCCTACGCCGCTGCACAGGGCGTGTTCCTCGGCGGCATCTCGCTCATGTTCGAGTCCGCCTACCAGGGCATCGTCGCGCAGGCCGTCATCGGCACGCTCGCGGTGGTCGGCGTGACCCTGGCGCTCTTCGCGAGCGGCAAGGTGCGCGCATCGAAGAAGGCCACGAAGATCTTCCTCGTCGCGATGGTCGGCTACCTCGTGTTCTCGCTCGTCAACATGATCCTCATGTGGACCGGCATCAACAACGACCCGTGGGGCCTGCTCGGCCTGCAGATCGCCGGCATCCCGCTCGGCCTCATCGTCGGCGTGCTCGTGATCCTCATGGGCGCCTACTCGCTCGTGCTCGACTTCGACGCGATCCAGCAGGGCGTCCGCAACCGCGCACCCAAGAAGTACGGCTGGACCGGTGCGTTCGGCATCATGGTCACCGTCATCTGGCTCTACCTCGAGATCCTGCGCTTCCTCGCCATCGCGCGCGACTAG
- the guaA gene encoding glutamine-hydrolyzing GMP synthase — translation MTDQPTEQRPVLVVDFGAQYAQLIARRVREASVYSEIVPHTITAEEVRARNPIGIVLSGGPSSVYEAGAPSLDEGILQLGVPTLGICYGFQVMAQQLGGEVAHTGHREYGATETTLRTDDENALLGGQPDHQVVWMSHGDSVAVAPEGFEVLASTATTPVAAFANDEQGFYGVQWHPEVKHSQFGQQVIENFLHRAAGIPADWNSGNVIAEQVARIREQVGDARVISALSGGVDSAVSTALVQQAVGDQLTAVFVDHGLLRQGEREQVQNDYVAATGVRLVTVDAEDTFLDALAGVTDPEEKRKIIGREFIRAFEQAERDLIAEAAADGRPIKFLVQGTLYPDVVESGGGTGTANIKSHHNVGGLPEDLQFELVEPLRPLFKDEVRAIGRELGLPEEIVGRQPFPGPGLGIRIVGEVTRDRLDLLRQADAIARAELSAAGLDAEIWQCPVVLLADVRSVGVQGDGRTYGHPIVLRPVSSEDAMTADWTRIPYDVLAKISNRITNEVREVNRVVLDVTSKPPGTIEWE, via the coding sequence GTGACCGACCAGCCCACCGAGCAGCGCCCAGTCCTCGTCGTCGACTTCGGCGCGCAGTACGCGCAGCTGATCGCGCGACGCGTGCGCGAGGCATCCGTCTACTCCGAGATCGTGCCGCACACGATCACGGCCGAAGAGGTGCGTGCGCGCAACCCGATCGGTATCGTCCTCTCCGGCGGCCCGTCGTCGGTCTACGAAGCGGGCGCACCCTCGCTCGACGAGGGCATCCTGCAGCTCGGCGTGCCCACGCTCGGCATCTGCTACGGCTTCCAGGTCATGGCGCAGCAGCTCGGCGGCGAGGTCGCGCACACCGGTCACCGCGAGTACGGCGCGACCGAGACCACGCTCCGCACCGACGACGAGAACGCGCTGCTCGGCGGCCAGCCCGACCACCAGGTCGTGTGGATGAGCCACGGCGACTCCGTCGCGGTCGCCCCCGAGGGCTTCGAGGTGCTCGCCTCGACCGCGACGACCCCCGTCGCAGCCTTCGCGAACGACGAGCAGGGCTTCTACGGCGTGCAGTGGCACCCCGAGGTCAAGCACTCGCAGTTCGGCCAGCAGGTCATCGAGAACTTCCTGCACCGCGCTGCGGGCATCCCCGCCGACTGGAACTCGGGCAACGTCATCGCCGAGCAGGTCGCCCGCATCCGCGAACAGGTCGGCGACGCCCGCGTCATCTCGGCGCTGTCTGGCGGCGTCGACTCGGCCGTCTCGACCGCGCTCGTGCAGCAGGCCGTCGGCGACCAGCTCACCGCCGTGTTCGTCGACCACGGGCTCCTCCGCCAGGGCGAGCGCGAGCAGGTGCAGAACGACTACGTCGCCGCGACGGGCGTCCGCCTCGTCACGGTCGACGCCGAGGACACCTTCCTCGACGCGCTCGCCGGAGTCACCGACCCCGAAGAGAAGCGAAAGATCATCGGCCGCGAGTTCATCCGCGCGTTCGAGCAGGCGGAGCGCGACCTGATCGCCGAGGCCGCCGCCGACGGACGGCCGATCAAGTTCCTCGTGCAGGGCACGCTCTACCCCGACGTCGTCGAGTCCGGCGGGGGCACGGGCACGGCGAACATCAAGAGCCACCACAACGTGGGCGGCCTGCCAGAAGACCTGCAGTTCGAGCTCGTCGAGCCGCTGCGCCCGCTCTTCAAGGACGAGGTGCGTGCCATCGGCCGCGAGCTCGGCCTGCCCGAAGAGATCGTGGGGCGCCAGCCGTTTCCGGGGCCAGGCCTCGGAATCCGCATCGTGGGCGAGGTCACCCGTGATCGTCTCGATCTGCTCCGCCAGGCCGATGCCATCGCGCGCGCCGAGCTGAGCGCGGCAGGGCTCGACGCGGAGATCTGGCAGTGCCCCGTGGTGCTGCTCGCCGACGTGCGATCGGTCGGCGTGCAGGGCGACGGCCGCACCTACGGACACCCCATCGTGCTGCGCCCCGTCTCGTCCGAAGACGCGATGACCGCAGACTGGACGCGGATTCCGTACGACGTGCTCGCGAAGATCTCGAACCGCATCACGAACGAGGTGCGCGAGGTCAACCGCGTCGTGCTCGACGTCACGTCGAAGCCGCCGGGAACCATCGAGTGGGAGTGA
- a CDS encoding glycerophosphodiester phosphodiesterase family protein gives MPPQTTPHPLVIGHRGASGYRPEHTRSAYELAFALGADAVEPDLVATRDGVLVLRHENEISGTTDVSSRPEFAGRRTTREIDGTPLTGWFTEDFTWAELSTLRATERLGALRGSSASFDGRYPVIRLRDLFEIIDRATAERARTLRMVAEFKHASYFAGIGLPLDELFAAELDAAGWGDGGERLIMEAFEPTVLDALTARGIRGPKVLLVENSGAPADLVRTDGAAAPAYDSFVTGVGLRTLVGRFDGVSVGVPRLLEADAAGGRGGGASRGDGSPAETPLRGSALVEAAHAAGLTVFTWTLRPENKFLPARFRRGKGKGTWGDWQGAFGEVLATGVDGIFVDQPDLGVELRDGLSAE, from the coding sequence ATGCCGCCCCAGACGACGCCGCATCCGCTCGTGATCGGCCACCGCGGTGCATCGGGCTATCGACCCGAGCACACCAGGTCGGCCTACGAGCTCGCGTTCGCGCTCGGCGCCGACGCGGTCGAGCCCGACCTGGTCGCCACGCGCGACGGCGTGCTCGTGCTGCGCCACGAGAACGAGATCTCGGGAACGACGGATGTCTCCTCCCGACCGGAGTTCGCCGGCCGGCGAACGACCCGCGAGATCGACGGCACGCCGCTCACCGGCTGGTTCACCGAGGACTTCACGTGGGCGGAGCTCTCGACGCTGCGCGCGACCGAGCGGCTCGGCGCGCTGCGCGGGTCCAGCGCGAGCTTCGACGGCCGGTACCCGGTGATCCGTTTGCGCGACCTGTTCGAGATCATCGACCGTGCGACCGCCGAGCGGGCGCGAACGCTGCGCATGGTCGCCGAGTTCAAGCACGCGTCGTACTTCGCGGGCATCGGGCTGCCGCTCGACGAGCTGTTCGCGGCCGAACTCGACGCGGCCGGCTGGGGCGACGGTGGTGAGCGCCTCATCATGGAGGCGTTCGAGCCGACCGTGCTCGATGCCCTCACGGCGCGCGGCATCCGCGGCCCCAAGGTGCTGCTCGTCGAGAACTCGGGCGCGCCGGCCGACCTCGTGCGCACCGACGGCGCCGCCGCACCCGCCTACGACTCCTTCGTCACCGGGGTCGGGCTGCGGACGCTCGTGGGCCGGTTCGACGGGGTGAGCGTCGGCGTGCCGAGACTGCTCGAGGCGGATGCCGCGGGCGGGCGCGGCGGCGGTGCCTCGCGAGGTGACGGCTCGCCCGCCGAGACCCCGCTGCGGGGTTCGGCGCTCGTCGAGGCCGCGCATGCGGCCGGGCTCACGGTCTTCACCTGGACGCTCCGCCCCGAGAACAAGTTCCTGCCCGCCCGCTTCCGCCGGGGCAAGGGCAAGGGCACGTGGGGCGACTGGCAGGGCGCGTTCGGCGAGGTGCTCGCCACGGGCGTCGACGGCATCTTCGTCGACCAGCCCGACCTCGGGGTCGAGCTCCGCGACGGGCTCTCGGCCGAGTAG
- a CDS encoding DUF3817 domain-containing protein: protein MPLEPKSADLPRIRGALKLYKVTSVITGVMLLLLCAEMILKYVFHYELFGFGPTGFLTFAPVVETPAGLVSTGEGVNLSTGILIAHGWFYVLYLFSDFRLWSLMRWPFSKFLLIALGGIIPFLSFFLEVRIAREVTGYLDSREAREAEAAVLPASDADPVEAQP from the coding sequence ATGCCCCTCGAGCCGAAATCCGCCGATCTGCCGCGCATTCGCGGGGCGCTGAAGCTCTACAAGGTCACCTCGGTCATCACCGGCGTGATGCTGCTGCTGCTCTGCGCCGAGATGATCCTGAAGTACGTGTTCCACTACGAGCTCTTCGGGTTCGGCCCGACCGGCTTCCTCACCTTCGCGCCCGTCGTCGAGACGCCCGCCGGGCTCGTCTCCACGGGCGAGGGCGTGAACCTCTCGACCGGCATCCTCATCGCGCACGGCTGGTTCTACGTGCTCTACCTCTTCAGCGACTTCCGGCTCTGGAGCCTGATGCGCTGGCCGTTCTCGAAGTTCCTGCTCATCGCGCTCGGCGGCATCATCCCGTTCCTGTCGTTCTTCCTCGAGGTGCGCATCGCCCGCGAGGTGACGGGCTACCTCGACTCGCGCGAGGCCCGTGAGGCCGAGGCCGCCGTTCTTCCCGCATCCGACGCCGACCCCGTGGAGGCCCAGCCGTGA
- a CDS encoding L-lactate dehydrogenase, with protein sequence MTANRGTKLTVVGAGSVGSSLAYAALIRGSAHEVALYDIATAKVEAEVLDLAHGTPFTESSISGGDDIAVAEGSDVIVITAGAKQQPGQTRMDLLATNVRILDSLLPPLVERAPDATIVLVTNPVDVLTVVAQQITGLPSTRVFGSGTVLDTARLRWLLGRRLGVATSSVHAHIVGEHGDTEFPLWSSATIGPVPLLEWHAAVPITTDELDRIAVDVRDAAYKVIEGKGATNYAIGLSGARIVEGLLRDERAVLPVSTVLDDYRGISGVAMSVPSIVGASGPVPVEGTPFSAEEDAKLHASAEAIAGALAKLGAN encoded by the coding sequence GTGACTGCGAACCGGGGAACCAAACTGACCGTCGTCGGCGCTGGCAGCGTCGGCTCGAGCCTCGCCTATGCCGCGCTCATCCGCGGCTCGGCCCACGAGGTGGCGCTCTACGACATCGCGACGGCCAAGGTCGAGGCCGAGGTGCTCGACCTCGCGCACGGCACGCCGTTCACGGAGTCGAGCATCAGCGGCGGCGACGACATCGCGGTCGCCGAGGGCAGCGATGTCATCGTCATCACGGCGGGCGCCAAGCAGCAGCCCGGCCAGACGCGCATGGACCTGCTCGCGACGAACGTGCGGATCCTCGATAGCCTGCTGCCGCCGCTCGTCGAGCGTGCGCCCGACGCGACCATCGTGCTCGTCACCAATCCGGTCGACGTGCTCACGGTGGTGGCCCAGCAGATCACCGGCCTGCCGAGCACGCGCGTGTTCGGGTCGGGCACCGTGCTCGACACCGCGCGCCTGCGCTGGTTGCTCGGGCGTCGGCTCGGGGTCGCGACGTCGAGCGTGCACGCCCACATCGTCGGCGAGCACGGCGACACCGAGTTCCCGCTCTGGTCGAGTGCCACGATTGGGCCGGTGCCCTTGCTCGAGTGGCACGCCGCCGTGCCCATCACGACCGACGAGCTCGACCGCATCGCCGTCGACGTGCGCGATGCCGCGTACAAGGTCATCGAGGGCAAGGGCGCGACGAACTACGCGATCGGGCTCTCGGGCGCGCGCATCGTCGAGGGCCTGCTGCGCGACGAGCGCGCGGTGCTTCCCGTGAGCACCGTGCTCGACGACTACCGGGGCATCTCGGGCGTCGCGATGTCGGTGCCGTCGATCGTGGGTGCGAGCGGCCCCGTGCCGGTCGAGGGCACGCCGTTCTCCGCCGAAGAGGATGCCAAGCTGCACGCCTCGGCCGAGGCGATCGCCGGCGCGCTGGCCAAGCTCGGCGCGAACTGA